AGGTCGACGTCTGCACCCTCGCTGGCAAGGTCCACAACCTGCCCCGTCATGAGTCCGTCCGTGCCCACGGCGCTGGCGAGCTCTGCCACAGCGCGGAGTGCGCGGTCGGCCGGCACGCCGTGCTCCGTGCATCCCCGGGCGACGTGCTCGAACGCACACGCCAGGAGCGCATCCCCCGCGAGCAACGCGGTGCTGACACCAAAGGCAACGTGGTTTGTGGGGCGGCCGCGCCGGAGGTGGTCATCGTCCATGCAAGGGAGGTCGTCGTGGATGAGCGACATGGTATGGACCATCTCGACGGCGCAGGCCACAGGCAGGGCAGCGGCCTCATCACCGCCCACTAGCTCGCACGCGGCGAGCGCAAGCATGGGGCGCACCCGCTTGCCACCCGCGAAGAGAGAGTAGCCCATGGACTCGAAGAGGCGCTCGGGGT
Above is a window of Triticum aestivum cultivar Chinese Spring chromosome 6B, IWGSC CS RefSeq v2.1, whole genome shotgun sequence DNA encoding:
- the LOC123133750 gene encoding geranylgeranyl pyrophosphate synthase, chloroplastic-like translates to MTVNEALDLALPLGHPERLFESMGYSLFAGGKRVRPMLALAACELVGGDEAAALPVACAVEMVHTMSLIHDDLPCMDDDHLRRGRPTNHVAFGVSTALLAGDALLACAFEHVARGCTEHGVPADRALRAVAELASAVGTDGLMTGQVVDLASEGADVDLATLEYIHVHKTARLLEAAAVCGAIVSGGADEEIEGIRRYARYVGLLFQVVDDVLDVTRTSGQLGKTAGKDIATDKATYPKLMGVDGALTYAAELVASAEAELDRFDGTCKEPLRHLAHFIVYRQH